One Candidatus Omnitrophota bacterium genomic window, AAAATCACAACTATCGCTTCAGAGATCTTGCCCAATAATTTTGCCTGGGAAAGACCAGCGTTAGAAGCAGCGGTTTGAACTAAGTTGTTTAACAAGGTAGCTACAAACATACCCGCGATCAATATAATTATCGCAATGACAATATTAGGTATGAAGAGAACTATCCTGTTAAGTAAATCTGCGGCCATGGTCAACCCTACAGAATTGACTGCGATTATCACGGTAATCAGCATACCTATCCAATAGCAGATTACACCGATAAGCTCTGAAAGAGAATACTTCATTCCTCCCTTTTCCAGAATCTCGCTGAGCTTGAATTTATCAGAGACATCATCAAGCTTAATCGCTTTCAGACCTTTTACAACTAGGTTTTTGATGAGTTTTGAGATTGCCCAACCGATTATTAGTAAAACAACTACCATAACAACGTTTGCTAAGAATTGTCCAACTTGTGTTAAGACTGTCTTAGCTGGCTCCAGTAAAACTGCTTGCCAATTACTCATCTATACACCTCCTTTTGTTATCCTAGTATTCTAAACTTATCACGGACATGCACTTATGTCAAGAAAAATATCAAAAATCTATCGTCATTCCATCATAAGCAGATACAACGTCAATCCCAAGCTTATGTGATAAACTCTCTGCCAATTTATAAGGATTGGCTTTTAAAATTGTCATGCCAAAATGTGTCAATATAGTTTTTTTAGGCTTCAGCTCTTTAATCAACAGCTCGGCATCTCTTAAACTCAGGTGCTGGATGTCTTTACGCGGCTCAACAAAGACTACGCATAAGATCAGGATATCGCTTTTATAGAATTCTTTCAGACCGGCAAAATAAGCCGTATCCGACATCAGGCTAATTGTAGCCTTATTTATTTTAAATTTTAAACCATAGGTCTCAACAGGATGTTTATGGAGCATCGAGGTCTGGAATTCAAAATTACCGGCCTTGTATTTTCTTTCAGGCCCTAAAATCTCTATCCTTTCAGGAAAATCAATCAGATGCTTTAAGATAACCGAATCCTCTCTTTTAACCGCATCCTCAGGACAGAAGACAACGCCTCTTTTCTTAAATCCGCCTTCTGTCATAGCTTCTATCATGACGTTAACGTCTCCCGAATGGTCTAAATGACGGTGAGTAAGTATGATACCGTCGAGCTTTACTGGATTAAGCTTTGGCCTGCTGTTTGAGCACCGGACAATGCTTCCCGGGCCCGGGTCGATAATTAAATTTGTATCCCCTGCAGATACCCATATCCCCCCGGATGCCCTGAGTTGGTTTATCATGACAAAGCGTGCGCCTGCAGTTCCTAAAAACTTTATATAATTTGTTTTTTGTTTCTTAATCACTCCCGCAGCCATAACCCTTTTAACTCCTCATTTATTTTCTTAATTTGCATATAATTAAGCTCCTGCTTTGAACCCGGATCGTCTTCGGCCGGCTTCTTTGCCTTTATATTAATAAACTCACCTACCCCCATCGCTTTTGACCCTAATGAGTTTATGAAATCGCGTATTTGCCTGTCATCAGAAACAACGATCAAATTATTGCCGTATTTTAATTTTTCCGCGATCCGTTTAATATATTCATCTGCGGTAATTTGCCTGGAAAAAAATAATTTTATATGGCCATAATCTTCTGCAAGATTGTTTTTGTCTTCCATATTTGGGAAACCGTCAAAGATCAAAAAAGCCAAGTTCCTGGCGCTGCCGGTAAGGCTGTTATTTTTAATCAAATTTATCAAAACGAGCTTATTGTCCCTGCAGGTTTTTGGTGAGTTTTCCTTAAATGCCGGGTGGTTTAATACGTTGTATCCGTCTATGACGTACAGTAAGGACATATATGAGGCCTCCGATTATGGAGTAAACAACCATTATAAAGAACGAAGTAAGCGACATTGCAAAGGCCAGGTCTTTTCCCAGGCCCACCTTGGCAAAGAAGAAAACTGTAGCAGCATCCCGCAATCCTAGCCCGCCTAATGAGATCGGCAGCATGGCAATAGCTGATATGATAGGTATAAAAATAAAATAATACAACATATTGATTTTAATCCCGAAAGACAGCCCGATAAAATAGTAGCTGACCGGTATTGTTATCTGAAGTAATACAGACATAAAAATATTATTTATTATTACGCCCTTGTGATTGCGAAAGACATATATCTCGTTATGCAGGTTCTTTATCATATCCCTGAGCCCGCCGGATTTCTTTGAATGCAAAAGTTTATTTACTTTTGAATAAATAGAATTATTAAATAACACTACTAATATTAAAACCAGCATACCGACTATTACCAGCATGGTGGTAATAATCACAGGCTGGCCATCCATCTGGCGCCATCCGATAATTATAGAGACAATAGCAACTATAACCAGGCCTATGTAACCGCTTAACCTGTCCAGTAAAACCGTAGCAATCACCTCCCGCGGCCGTTTGGTATGCATAGACAGGTCGATACTGCGGATAAGGTCTCCTCCTATAGTAGAAGGTAAAAACATGCTGAAAAAGCTGCCTCCTGCAAAAGAAATAATCACCCTTTTAAGAGGAAGGTTTATTTTTATCGCTTTTAAGAGCATCTCCCAACGAAACAAACATATTATATAAGTGAGGAAATAAATAAGAAAGGCGATGCTAAGTATATATTTGTCGGTTGACCTGATATTTGCTACGAGGCTTGAGGTGTCAATCTGCTTAAACAAAAGAAACAGCAGGAAAGCGCTGATCGCGATCCTTAAAAATAAGGAAAATACTTTTTTGAATACAGGCATTTATCTTGTCAATTCTTTGCCAGTGATGATTTTATAGACCTGTAGATATTTCTGGCTTGTTTTCTGCACTATATCATCCGGAAGCTCGGGTGCAGGAGGGGTTTTATCCCAATCCAAAGTTTCAAGATAATCCCTGACAAACTGCTTATCGAAACTCGGCTGCTGCTTGCCCGGAGAATACTCTTCCTTCGGCCAAAAACGCGATGAATCAGGGGTCAGGATCTCATCAATAAGTATAAGTTCCGCGCCATCAAGTCCGAATTCAAACTTTGTATCTGCGATAATCACGCCTTTTGATAAAGCGAAATCTGCCGCTTTGTTATATATCGCGATACTCAGAGCCTTTAATCTTTCTGCCGTATTTATCCCCAACTTTTCTTCTATATATTGCATCGGCACATTAATATCATGGCCGACATCAGCCTTTGTAGAAGGGGTAAACAGCGCCTCAGGAAGCCGCCCTGATTCAACAATACCTGCAGGAAGCTTGATGCCGCAGACTGTCTGGCTCTTTTTATATTCTTTCCATCCTGATCCGGACAGGTACCCTCTTACTATGCATTCAACCGGAAGCGAAGCAGCTTTCTTAACCAACATTGACCTGCCTTCAATTTCATCCTTGTATTTCTTTAGCTGCTGCGGATATTTATCGATATCTGCAGTTATAAAATGAGTCTTTACGATATCCTTGATCAACCCAAACCAAAAGCAGGAAAGCGAATTTAACACCTTTCCTTTATAAGGGATCCCTCCCGGCAAAACCACATCAAAGCAGGAGATCCTGTCTGTAGAAACAACCAGTAATTTATCCCCTAGGTCATAGACATCCCTTACTTTTCCCCTGCGGAATAGTTTTAGGTCTTTAAAATCCGTGTTTAGTATTATATTTTTATCCATTATTCAAATTCTTTTGAAGAGAGGCGCCTATCTAAAGCCTTATATTCCAGCCAGAGCTCCTCTGGCAGGTCCTTTTTAAAAGTCTTAAAGAAAGACTTGATACCATCCAATTCATTACGCCAATCTTCCTTCTTGACTTCAAGCAGCCTGTTTAAATCTTCAGGGTTCACTTCCAAACCGGTCATATCAATATCTTCGGCATGGGGAATATATCCTACCGGAGTTTTAACAGCTCCCACCTTATTGTTGCAGCGGTCAAGCACCCATTCCAATACTCTGAGATTCTCCTTAAACCCGGGCCAAAGTAATTTTCCGGACTCATCTGCCCTGAACCAGTTGACATGGAATATTTTGGGGGTATTAGACATACGTTTGCCCATATCAAGCCAATGCCTGAAATAATATGCCATGTTATACCCGCAGAAAGGAAGCATTGCCATCGGGTCGCGCCTGACTTCGCCTACTTTACCAACCTGTGCAGCGGTTCTTTCGGAAGCCATAATCGCTCCGGTAAAAACACCGTGCTGCCAGCTAAAAGATTCATACACTAATGGCGCAAGATGCTGCCTGCGGCCGCCGAAAATTATCGCTGATATAGGTACGCCATGATGCTGTTCAAGCCTGAAAGAAGCTGAGGGACAGTTTACTATCGGAGTAGTGAACCTGCTGTTTGGATGCGCTCCCAAAACAGGCTTTCCGTCATTATCAAGTTGGCCGCGCTTCCACGGCCTGCCTAACCAATCTATGCCATGCTCAGGGACAGGCCCGTCTGCGCCTTCCCACCAAACCGTACCATCATCCTTTAAAAGCACGTTTGTATAAATAGTGTCTTTCTTGATGGTTTCAACCATACTGGGGTTTGTATTAGAATTGGTCCCTGGCGCAACCCCAAAAAATCCTGTCTCCGGATTAATAGCCCAGAGCTTACCGTCTGAATCTATGCGCATCCAAGCGATATCATCTCCTACGGTCCATATCCTGTAACCTTTACGTTTAAGGCCTTCCGGAGGTATAAGCATAGCCAGGTTTGTCTTGCCGCAAGCGCTGGGAAAAGCTGCCGCTATATATTCAATATGCCCATTGGGCTCTTCAATACCCATTATCAACATATGCTCAGCCAGCCATCTCTCTTTCCTGGCAATGAAACTTGCTATTCTCAGAGAAAGGCATTTCTTGCCTAAAAGCACATTACCGCCGTAGCCCGAACCAACGCTCCAGATTGTATTGTCTTCAGGAAAATGCAGAATAAGTCTTTTATTTATATCCAACTCGGCTTTTGAATGAAGGCATTTCGTAAAAACGTCGTCTTTCTCAAGCTGCCTTAACACGTCATTACCTACCCTGGTCATTATCATCATGTTCAGGACAACATAACGCGAATCCGTGAGTTCAACCCCGATCTTACTAAATGTGGAACCCACGGGGCCCATAGAAAAAGGTATAACATACATCGTCCTGCCGCACATAGACCCCTTAAATATCGCCTTTGCCTTATTGTATGCTATACGAGGAGACATCCAATTGTTATTCGGGCCGGCATCACGTTTCTTTTTGGTGCAAATAAAAGTAAGGTGCTCGGTACGGGCAACATCATCCTTTGCTGTCCGGTGTAAAAAGCAGCCGGGAAGTTCTTTCTGGTTAAGAGGAATGATCTCTCCTATCGACTCTGCCTCGTCTTCAAGCTGTTTTTTCTGCTCGGCAGAACCGTCTATCCAGACAATGTTATCAGGCTGGCACATACGTGCCATTTTTTCAACCCATTCTTTTAGTTTTTTATTGCGCGTAGGATGGTTTTTATTCATTTTCTTTCTTGGTTTAAAAGATACTTATGCGCTGAATCGCTGGCAACAGCTGCCTCTCCGCAGGCGTTGATAACCTGGTAAAGGCTCTTGCTGCAGCAGTCTCCGCAGGCAAATATCCCCGGCCTTGAGGCCTGTGTGTTTTGTTGGGTAATTATAAATCCGCTTTCGTCTAATTGCAAATAATTTTTAATAAAATCGGTATTGGGCTTTATGCCTACGAATACAAAGACTCCTGCGCATTTAATTTCACTCAATCGGCCGGTTTTTACGTTTTTTGCCATTACCGATTCGACTTTATTCTCGCCGGTTATCTTCTCGACTACCGAATCAAGCACAAATTTTATTTTAGGGTTTGCTTTTGCTTTTTCCTCCAGTATTTTTGAAGCCCTGAAACCCTGGCGTCTGTGAATCAAAGTAACACTGCTGGCATATTCGCATAGGAAGAGCGCATCCTCAAAAGCCCGGTCGCCTGCGCCCACTACAACTACGTCTTTATTACGAAAGAAAGGCCCATCGCATGTTCCGCAATAAGAAACGCCTCTTCCGGTAAGCTGCTTCTCACCTTCTGCGCCCAATTGTTTAGGTTGCGCTCCGGTAGCTATTATGACTGCCCTGGCCTGGTATACATTATCACTGGTTTTTAATTTATAAACTGTCTCTTGGCTGGCATGCTCAGATGCTATTTCAACAACTTCTTCAGGCACTATTTTCACTCCCAGCTCCTGCACTTGCGATTTGAATTTTTCGATCAGCTCATGTGTTGATATCCCGCCGGGAAACCCCGGGTAATTCTCAATACTAGGCGAAAGGATGATCTGTCCTCCCGGGCTCATTTTCTCTAAGATTATTGTGTTCATCCTGAATCTACCGGCATAAAGCGCTGCCGTTAATCCTGCCGGCCCAGCACCGATAATAACCAGATCATACATTACACACCTCACGGTAAACTTTCTCTGCGTTATAAGAACTTCTTACTAACGGCCCTGAAATGACTGACCTGAATTTCAGGCCTTTGGCCATATTTTCATATTCCCTAAAATCATCCTCTTTTAAAAAATATTGCACGGGATAATGCGCGCAACTCGGAGCAAGATACTGGCCTAACACTAAAATGTCGCAGGAAGCATTTTTAAGATCGCGCATGCATCCACGAACTTCTTCTTTTGTCTCGCCTAACCCGAGCATAATTGACGATTTTGTCAATAAACCGTTATTTAATAGCTTGATTTTTTTAAGAACAGATAAACTTAATTCATAATCAGAATCGGGCCGCAAGGCCGGATAAAGCCTGCTGACTGTTTCAATATTATGCGCCAGCACGCATGGCTGTGCATCAACTACAATCTTAATGTTATTTATATCGCCGGATAAATCCGGTATAAGCGCTTCAACTGCCGTATCTTGATTAAACAAATGTATCTGGCGTATAGTCTGCGCAAAAACAGAAGCACCACCGTCAGCCAGGTCATCCCTGGTGACAGAAGTAATAACCGCATATTTCAAACCGGTTTGCATGATAAATTCTGCTATGCGCATTGGCTCAGAGTCATCTTTATGATAAATCCGGCCTGCTTCTGATTTCATTACGTTACAGAACCTGCATGCACGCGAGCACCGGTTGCCCAGGATCATAAAAGTGACCCGGGATGCTTTAAAGCACTTATTAATATTTGGGCACTTTGCCTGCTGGCAGACAGTATTCAGGGATGATTCATTGATAAGCTTTATGGTATCAAAGACTGTGCTATCCGGAAGCTCCTGCCTGAACCCAACCGGCAATCTATTCATGATTTTTTATTTATCTTCAGGAAATTACTAATCGAACGATCATAAGTCTTCTCTATATCCGAAGGGAAAAAGCATGCAGGGATCTGGCCGCTCGTCCTGTGGTAAAGTACACATTCGCAGCATAAGCCTTTTCTTAAGCAAGAGGCATAGCTACAATTGCAATTTGCAAGATTTTGTTTCTGGTTGGGACATTCTTTCATCTTTAAATTTCCTTTTTAAGGCTTTAACTCTGTGCCCCATCTTTATCTTATCTATCATAGATGCATAATCAACAATCAGTTTACCGAAAAGATGGTCAATCTCATGCTGAAAGACGCATGCAAGCAAACCCTCGGCCCTGATTTCGACCGGCTTGCCATTCTCGTCAAGCCCGTTAACGACGATATTGTTTGCCCTCTTTACCTTCAGGCATATGCCCGGCACGCTCAAACAGCCTTCCTCGATTGCCTGGGAACCGCTCCTCTTGGTGATTTTAGGGTTTATCACTTTATATAAACCACTACCTATATCGACTATTATCATGGCGTTAGAGATGCCCACCTGTGGCGCAGCCAAACCTATACCCGAAGAAGAATACATGAGCCTTGCCATTAAGCTCAATATCTGGCGGTGCTCTTCAGTGACCTGAGTGACTGCCTTTGCCTTGTTTCGTAAAACAGGGTCAGGATAAGTTCTAATTTTTAATTCTATTGCCATTAATCACCTTTACTACCTTTGCTTTTAATTCTTTTGCCTTGCTGTCTTCAATAATTGTATAAGCAAGTATGATCACTTCATCACCGACACAGGCACCCCTGGCAGCAGGGCCGTTTAGGCATATAGTGCCGGAACCTGCTTTACCCTTGATAGCATAAGTTTCAAGCCGCATCCCTGAATTAAGGCTTAGGACCTCTACTTTCTCTCCTTCGATTATATCTGCGGCCTTCATAAGGTCAGCGTCAATAGTAATACTGCCTTCATAATAAAGGTTTGCCTCGGTGACTTTTACCCTGTGAATTTTAGATTTTAACATCGTGCGTAACATTTTATACTCCTTGATTTATACTATTTACTGATAAGGCCGTAAGCCTTACGCGCAATCAGCAGCTCTTCGTTTGTAGGTATCACCAGTACCTTGGGTTTCTTATTCATAAAACTAAATAATCCGCTAGTTACTAATTGGCGTATTCTTTTCTGGTTTTCGCCTATTCCCGCGGTAAAAACTAAAGCATCCAACCCGCCCATAGCCGCAATATATGCGCCTATATATTTCTTTATCCTGTAGACGAAGATATCTATCGCAAGCCTTGCCCGCTTATTTCCCTGCTTAGACTTCTTTTCCAGTAAACGCATATCATTACTGATACCCGAGATGCCTTTAAGCCCGCTCCGTTTATTAAGGAGGCTGTCTGCTTCATCAGCAGATATTTTCTTTAATTTCATTATGTATGTCACCAGGGCCGGGTCAATATCCCCGCAGCGCGTGCCCATAAGCAATCCTTCCAGCGGAGTAAAACCCATACTCGTATCAATGGACCTGCCGTTTTTTATTGCAGTTATACTGCAACCGTTGCCAAGGTGGCATGTTATTATTTTTGATTTATTTATTGGTTTCTTCATGAGCCTGGCTGCCTCATGAGCGACATATTCATGGCTTGTGCCGTGAAAACCGTATTTCCTGATACCGTATTTGCTGTAATATTCAAGCGGTAATCCGTATGTATAAGCATAATCCGGCAATGTCTGGTGAAAAGCCGTATCAAATACCGCTACCTGCTTTATGCCGGGCAGTAATTTCTTGCAGGACATTATCCCCAAAAGATTTGCCGGGTTATGTAGTGGGGCGATCGAGGCGCATTTCTTAATCTCTTTTGTTACTTTATCGCTGATCAAAACAGGCTTGTTAAAAACCTGGGCTCCGTGTACTACGCGATGGCCGACAACATCCACACCGTCTATCTTGGCCAATATGAGCTTTAAGCCTTCATAATGATCCTTGATTTTTGAACCCTTCTCCCCTATATGCTCAATACCGCCTTTAAAAAGTACGGCTTCGCTGGGCATGTGGAAAAGCTTGTATTTAATTGAGGAGCTTCCGGAATTAATAACCAGTATCTTCATAATTACTGTGCCCTTATAGCAGTTACGGCTACGCAATCAACAACATCTTCAACGGAACAGCCGCGTGATAAATCGCTGGCAGGTTTATTCAAGCCTAAAAGCAACGGGCCCAACGCCCGGGCCTTAGCCAGCCTTTGCACCAGTTTATAACTTATATTACCGGCTTCCAGGTTCGGAAAAATTAATACATTTGCCCTGCCGCCAAGCGGGCTTTGCGGATATTTTATCTTTGCGACCTCAGGCACTATTGCCGCATCAACCTGTAATTCTCCGTCAACCAGTAAATTTGGAGCCATCTGCTTAAGATTGCTAAGCGCTTCGCTTATCTTATCAATCGATTTTGTCCTTGCCGAGCCTTTTGTCGAATAGCTGAGCAAAGCGATCCGTGGGGTAAGCCCGAGCACTTTCTGCGCCAGTTCCGAAGCTGCCAGGCAAATACAGGCTAATTGCCGAGAATTCGGTTCAGGTACTATTCCGCAATCTGCAAAAATAAAATTCCCGTTATCGCCATATACGCAATCCGGAACCGCCATAATAAAACAGCTGGAAACTATAGTAATGCGCTCGTTTACTCCCAGACATCTTATAGCCGCTCTTGCCACATCGGGTGTGGTGTGGCTTGCCCCGGCGACAAGCCCGTCAACCCTTCCTTCCGCGGTCATCATCGCGGCATAATAAAGAGTATCGTCAAAAAGCTTCTTTACGTCATCAAGCTTAAGGTCCTTAGACTTATAATCATTATAAAACTGCTGGATGTACTTTTCCCTGGTAGATGAATCCATTTTATCTTTTGAAAGGAGTAAGACATTGGCTATTTTTTCTTTCTCAATTATCTTTACCGCTTCAACGACCCTTTTATCATTGTATTCCGGCAAGACTATCGTCTTTAATTTCTGGCCGGCTTTGCTGCGAATCTTAGAAATAGTATCCATTTTAAATCCCCCTGAGAATTCTATTTAAATCAACATTATCTTTAATAAGCCTGACTACCGCATCGATCTTCTCTTTATCGCGCGGCCTTATTTTTACCGTTAAATCATGTATCTTTGTTGCAACATCGTAAGTATCGGATTTGGCTAATAAAACAGTTATTTGCGCTTTATGGAGCAGGTTTAAAATCGGCTGCTCTGGCAATATCCCTCCCGATAATACCAAACCGCAGACTTTTAGCCTCTTCGTCTCTTGCCCGCGGAAACAACTGAGTGCTGTCATTATCAGGTCTTCCCTGTCACCGGGAGTGATCAATAGGCTGTCATCAACCAGGTATTTGATTGCGTCATGCGGCTCCATTGCCCCGACGATGACCGAAGAAACAGCAACTTCGGCATACTCCTTGCCGCAGAGTAATTCAAAATCAGTTTCTTCAAGGATCTGCTCAATTGAAGGCCTGGATAACATGGGGTTATAAGGTATCACCCCTAAAAGGTCTATTCCGCTGCGCTGTAAACCCTTCTTTACCAGACGGCTTATCTTATCTATTTTGCTCGGAATGACTTTATTGATTATAACACCCAGAACCTTGACTCCTTCTTTTTCAAAGAGCGCCTTATTTAAAAGTATCTCGTCAATAGGCCTGCCGATACCGCCGGAAGAAACAATTATTACCTTGCATCCCAGCAATCTGGCAACCCGTGCATTTGAATGGTCAAAAACAGAACCTACCCCGGCATGCCCGGTGCCTTCAACGATTACCAGGTTCTGCTTTCTGGAAACGCGGCCGAATGCATCTTTGATCTGTTTTGAGATTAAATTCCTGTTTGGGTTGGCTATATACTTCTCGGTGAAACCCTTCTCAACAGCGATAGGGCTCATATCCTTAAGCCCGCTTTTTATCCCGCAGACTACCTCTACCAGTAAAGAGTCTTCGTCGATCTTCAAGCCTTCTTCTTCAAGGTACCTTTGCCCGATGGGCTTGATAAAGCTTACCCTTTTAAGCTTATCTCTAAAATTAGAGATTAAGCCTAATGAAACGGTCGTCTTGCCGTCATTCTGCTTAGTCGCGGCAATAAATACCTTCTTCATCAAAGATTCTCTTCGATCCTCTTTTTTAACTCTGTCTTATTTAAAGCGCCGACTACCTGGTCTATGATCTTTCCGCCTTTGAGAAAAACCAAGGTGGGTATAGACATTATTCCGTAATGCGTGGCTATACCGGAAGCCTCATCAACGTTAACTTTACCGATTTTCATCTTACCTTTATACTCTTTGGCCAGTTCATCAACTATCGGGCCGACTAATTTACAAGGCCCGCACCACTCCGCCCAGAAATCAACAAGGACGGGCAAATCCGACTCTAAAACCTCTTTTTTAAATGTAGCTTCTGTAAAATGTAAAGTCGCCATAATTTATGTTTGTTTTATTAGGTTAATAATTTGGAGAGCGTGATTAATTTATCATAAATGCAGCCTGAATGCAAGTTTTTTATAGATAGGTCCGTTTCTCCCACTGACCATAGAAGTGCCCCCATGGGGGGGCACTTCTATGAGGAGCTAGAGAAACGGACCTAGGGCTGGATGCTTCTGGAAAATAAACCCCCTGTTAAGGCATCTAAAGAAGCTGTTAATTCCTGTAACTTTAACTCCTTATCAAACCTCTTCTTCCTATCAGTGATCTGCAACTCGTCGATCTCTTTTTTAGTCCTTATCCTTTCAAAATACAGCTTTGTCACCTGGTCAAGAATGTCTTCCCTGAGCTCTACCATTAATCTCGACCTGGCATCGATTGAGGTTTGAACGTCATTCCATATTATATCGCTCAAATCCCAGCTTAGGCCGATGTCCCAGTTTATGCTATCCCTTCCCCTCCTGAGTATATCATCATCTGTCTTCGTAGTTGAACCTGATTCCCAATGCCAAAGATCAGTCGCATCTCTATCTATGCCTATATCAAGCTTCGGTAAAAGTGCTTTTTTGGCGGCTTTCTTCCTCCATTCTGATATCTTTTCGCTGGAAACCTCCGCATAAACAATCGCCGCCTTATGC contains:
- the trxA gene encoding thioredoxin; this encodes MATLHFTEATFKKEVLESDLPVLVDFWAEWCGPCKLVGPIVDELAKEYKGKMKIGKVNVDEASGIATHYGIMSIPTLVFLKGGKIIDQVVGALNKTELKKRIEENL